The following are encoded in a window of bacterium SCSIO 12643 genomic DNA:
- a CDS encoding DUF962 domain-containing protein codes for MGSTRKYNSLSEFYPYYLSEHLHPVCRGLHFTGTLLLFVILFGAIYFNEYIYLWLLPVVGYGFAWVGHYFFEKNKPATFQYPFYSLASDFIMFKDLLIGKEKFNPENNDV; via the coding sequence ATGGGTAGTACAAGGAAATATAACAGTCTTTCTGAGTTTTATCCTTACTACTTAAGTGAACATTTACATCCGGTTTGTCGGGGCTTACATTTTACCGGCACTTTACTTTTATTCGTCATTCTTTTTGGAGCAATATATTTTAACGAGTATATCTATCTCTGGTTATTGCCAGTGGTAGGATATGGATTTGCCTGGGTGGGACATTATTTTTTTGAGAAGAATAAACCTGCAACTTTCCAATACCCGTTTTATTCTTTAGCTTCTGACTTTATAATGTTTAAAGATCTATTGATCGGTAAAGAGAAGTTTAATCCTGAAAACAATGATGTTTAG
- a CDS encoding transferase hexapeptide repeat family protein: MIYEYDGFVPVIHETAFVHPLASVIGNVQIGANVFVGSGAAIRGDIGKIIIEDGCNVQENCIVHMFPGKTVRLKEMAHIGHGAIVHGANVGRNTLIGMNAVLMDDAEIGDECVIGALCFVPAGKEIPNRSVGVGNPVKLVKEVSDKMLGWKTEGTLLYQKLAADSHEGLKEVEPLREVPEDRVDQGDIFKPWNETK, from the coding sequence GTGATATACGAATATGACGGGTTTGTTCCCGTAATACACGAAACCGCATTTGTTCATCCTCTGGCTTCAGTTATTGGAAATGTTCAGATTGGCGCAAATGTTTTTGTTGGATCAGGAGCTGCAATTCGCGGTGATATTGGAAAGATTATTATTGAAGATGGATGCAATGTACAGGAAAATTGTATTGTACATATGTTTCCAGGAAAAACAGTGCGATTAAAAGAGATGGCGCATATTGGGCATGGAGCTATTGTCCATGGAGCCAATGTAGGCAGAAATACATTAATCGGTATGAATGCGGTGTTGATGGATGATGCAGAAATTGGAGACGAATGTGTAATCGGGGCATTGTGTTTTGTGCCAGCTGGTAAAGAAATCCCAAATAGAAGTGTTGGGGTAGGAAACCCTGTGAAATTAGTGAAGGAAGTTTCGGATAAAATGCTAGGTTGGAAAACCGAAGGGACCTTACTGTATCAAAAATTAGCCGCAGATAGTCATGAAGGTTTGAAAGAAGTTGAGCCACTTAGGGAAGTTCCAGAAGATAGAGTAGATCAGGGAGATATCTTTAAGCCGTGGAATGAAACCAAATAG
- a CDS encoding T9SS type A sorting domain-containing protein has product MKRILTALLVAFSMAAFGQSAQMLQTEGKTFEEICDYMNQKFEGKSFIKGKPNFLREYMQFKRWEFFWKHSLLPDGGFPTSSTLNEGYLEALDMQSFRSINASNWTYFGPKVLPQSSVAYYPGFGRVNAIAIHPSNHNILIAGAAGSGIWKSTDKGANWSPRTDMLPNVGISDIVYDPNNVNILYAITGDADGGRNPYSTGMLKSVDGGDSWTIVGLNHNYDDEYILRRMVILNSPANTIVATANDGIHKSVDGGVNWTKVSNELGYCIVKVNDQVFYSGTSTGKILKTTNSGNTWVDVTPGNPSFSGRIELGITPDDANFIFALDASGTMAKSNDGGQSWSNVSGPSSFDSQGGYNMTVAVSPGDKNKILIGGINGWRSFNGGDTWELYLDGYWEQGNPYFYVHSDHHVMKFVSGGSDTVFIGNDGGVYYGDFTQNTTFVDVTGNMYITQYYGLGGLRTDDKVVVAGAQDNDGVYINGNVVKGLLAGSDGYDGLIDYSNPNISYITTTGAGYVEKTTDGWQTASSITIGAGFYANWDVIVAMHPTDPSTIFFGGNKLVKSSDQGVNWTALYSVNGGELTAFAIAPSDPTVMYIATSSGVLEKTSDNGQNWSQLTSLPISGNTMITSLAVNGTKPDEIYATLSGFDASKKVFKSTDGGTTWINMTYNLPNVPTSHMVYATGTNDDLYLATDLGVYFNTNGGNSWTEFRTNLPYTQVKELEIHYASNSVFAATYGRGIWKSPLENNTNPTSVGSIEIKEHSKVFPTLNQGVFTIELNEKESAIDYEVIIYNSIGGVVKTQSIHDGKTMIDISEFADGNYFVTIKKGKDYFTHQIVKYE; this is encoded by the coding sequence ATGAAAAGGATATTAACAGCTTTATTGGTAGCATTTTCTATGGCGGCTTTTGGGCAAAGTGCACAGATGTTACAGACCGAAGGAAAAACATTTGAAGAGATTTGTGATTATATGAATCAGAAATTCGAGGGTAAATCATTTATAAAAGGAAAACCAAATTTCTTAAGGGAATACATGCAGTTTAAAAGATGGGAGTTTTTTTGGAAGCATAGTTTATTACCGGATGGAGGGTTTCCAACATCAAGTACGTTAAACGAAGGATATCTGGAAGCTCTGGATATGCAGTCTTTTAGATCGATAAATGCTTCAAATTGGACTTACTTTGGTCCAAAGGTTTTACCACAGTCTAGTGTGGCATATTATCCCGGGTTTGGGCGTGTGAATGCCATTGCGATTCATCCGTCAAATCATAATATTTTAATTGCGGGAGCTGCAGGTTCTGGAATCTGGAAGTCTACAGATAAAGGTGCGAATTGGAGTCCAAGAACGGATATGTTACCGAATGTAGGAATCAGTGATATTGTTTACGACCCGAATAATGTCAACATTCTATATGCAATAACTGGTGACGCAGATGGTGGTCGAAATCCGTATTCTACAGGTATGTTGAAATCGGTTGATGGAGGTGATAGTTGGACAATTGTGGGGTTAAATCATAATTACGATGATGAGTATATATTGAGAAGGATGGTCATTTTAAATTCTCCTGCAAATACAATTGTGGCAACTGCTAATGATGGAATCCATAAATCTGTAGATGGAGGAGTCAACTGGACCAAGGTAAGTAATGAGTTAGGATATTGTATTGTGAAGGTGAATGATCAGGTGTTTTATTCAGGAACGAGTACCGGAAAAATTTTGAAAACCACTAATTCAGGAAATACCTGGGTGGATGTAACTCCCGGGAATCCATCTTTTTCTGGTAGAATCGAGTTGGGAATAACTCCCGATGATGCAAATTTCATCTTTGCATTAGATGCTTCTGGTACTATGGCTAAATCAAATGATGGTGGGCAAAGTTGGTCTAACGTTTCTGGCCCCTCATCTTTTGATAGTCAGGGAGGATATAATATGACCGTTGCAGTTTCTCCTGGAGATAAAAATAAAATCTTAATTGGAGGGATTAATGGATGGAGAAGTTTTAATGGTGGAGATACCTGGGAGCTATATTTAGATGGTTATTGGGAACAGGGTAATCCGTATTTCTATGTGCATTCTGATCATCACGTAATGAAGTTTGTTTCCGGAGGAAGTGATACAGTTTTTATTGGTAATGACGGAGGTGTTTATTATGGAGATTTTACTCAGAACACAACGTTTGTTGACGTAACCGGGAATATGTATATCACTCAATATTATGGGTTGGGAGGATTACGTACTGATGATAAAGTTGTGGTTGCCGGAGCACAGGATAACGATGGTGTTTATATCAATGGGAATGTAGTGAAAGGTTTGTTAGCGGGTTCCGATGGATATGATGGTTTGATCGATTACTCTAATCCAAATATCTCTTATATCACTACCACAGGTGCAGGTTATGTAGAGAAGACAACCGATGGTTGGCAGACAGCATCAAGTATAACCATTGGAGCCGGGTTTTATGCCAATTGGGATGTAATTGTAGCTATGCATCCAACAGATCCTTCTACCATTTTTTTTGGAGGAAATAAATTGGTGAAAAGTTCAGATCAAGGCGTGAATTGGACTGCATTATATTCTGTGAATGGTGGTGAGTTGACAGCTTTTGCAATTGCGCCTTCAGATCCAACCGTGATGTATATTGCAACATCTAGTGGCGTTTTAGAAAAGACATCAGACAACGGGCAGAATTGGTCTCAGTTGACGAGTTTGCCAATTTCAGGTAATACGATGATTACCTCATTAGCTGTAAATGGAACGAAGCCAGATGAGATTTATGCGACCTTAAGTGGGTTTGATGCTTCTAAAAAAGTATTTAAATCTACGGATGGAGGAACGACCTGGATAAATATGACGTATAATTTACCGAATGTTCCAACCAGCCATATGGTATATGCAACCGGGACAAATGATGATTTATATTTGGCAACAGACTTAGGGGTTTACTTCAATACAAATGGAGGGAATTCATGGACTGAGTTTAGAACGAATTTACCATATACTCAAGTAAAAGAATTAGAGATACATTATGCATCAAATAGTGTTTTTGCCGCGACTTATGGAAGAGGAATTTGGAAATCACCTCTTGAAAATAATACGAATCCGACTAGTGTTGGAAGTATAGAGATCAAGGAGCATTCTAAAGTTTTTCCAACTCTAAATCAAGGCGTATTTACTATTGAATTAAACGAAAAAGAATCTGCAATTGATTATGAGGTGATTATTTATAATTCAATTGGAGGGGTTGTAAAAACACAATCTATTCATGATGGTAAAACCATGATTGATATTTCTGAGTTTGCTGATGGCAATTATTTCGTTACAATCAAGAAAGGAAAGGATTACTTCACACATCAAATCGTTAAATATGAGTAG
- a CDS encoding tetratricopeptide repeat protein: MNAFKFIFIIWILWSPIHGWSKDQNEIDSLLNIVQNEPNSIHSVEAYLELGCCGDFDQNGLEKYLKKALAIAQKNDSELLIADCMVTLADFYVTQGNTQIALEYYLESIQIFKRLDDVYGLGTVYNSMGLFYHDLGDYEKAINYNQQALELFSTLERKDEIGSIFNNLGNIYAEKEDYPEAIKYYDLSLDVYKEIGDTASLFAYYINMAIIQEELEDYVEAEKLYLLALEFVERDDTPYEDRMIFYTNLGVLKNKMGQQGEALNYFDSVLHFKNEQVLDQGLLMTIYVEMADIYKSRGQYKKAIYYFEEINRFQDSLLFADDLIKVQEVENKYELKLAEEKLEKENKLRTQLVWFGSVVAVLIIIILVFVVYSLRLKASRQKILVENKSKLLETELMNLRLLTEAQKKDLEIKKTSLTNFGLHIIWKKKLIDELRQNLQKLKTSDEKLNLKLKQINSEIRNIQGLGSDIEDFYVQAEALENDFVDKYQSGDLKLTRNEKKLIVLLKLGLSSKEISIINNVSEQAVKMSRHRLRSKLNVPKDITLIDFLNA; encoded by the coding sequence ATGAATGCTTTTAAGTTCATATTTATTATTTGGATTTTATGGAGTCCGATTCATGGATGGAGTAAAGACCAAAATGAAATAGATAGCTTACTGAATATTGTTCAGAATGAACCAAATTCGATTCATTCGGTGGAGGCCTATTTAGAGTTGGGATGTTGTGGTGATTTTGATCAAAATGGACTGGAGAAATATTTAAAGAAGGCATTAGCAATTGCTCAAAAGAATGACTCTGAACTTCTGATCGCAGATTGTATGGTAACTCTGGCAGATTTTTATGTGACTCAGGGAAATACGCAAATCGCACTGGAGTATTATTTAGAGAGTATTCAAATATTTAAACGTTTAGATGATGTCTACGGTTTAGGAACAGTTTACAATTCGATGGGGCTATTCTATCATGATCTTGGTGATTACGAAAAAGCAATAAATTATAACCAACAGGCCTTAGAATTATTTTCAACTCTAGAGCGAAAAGATGAAATAGGTAGTATTTTCAATAACCTGGGGAACATTTATGCTGAGAAAGAGGATTATCCCGAGGCCATTAAGTATTATGACCTTTCCTTAGATGTTTATAAGGAAATCGGAGATACAGCATCCTTGTTTGCTTATTACATTAATATGGCCATTATCCAGGAAGAGCTGGAAGATTATGTAGAAGCAGAAAAACTGTATTTATTGGCTTTGGAATTTGTTGAAAGAGATGATACACCATATGAAGATCGAATGATTTTTTATACCAATCTGGGGGTATTGAAGAACAAGATGGGGCAGCAGGGCGAAGCTCTAAATTATTTTGATTCGGTACTCCATTTTAAAAATGAACAGGTATTAGATCAAGGATTATTGATGACCATATATGTTGAAATGGCTGATATCTATAAGAGTAGAGGTCAGTACAAGAAAGCGATCTATTATTTTGAGGAAATAAACAGGTTTCAGGATAGTCTTCTATTTGCGGATGATTTGATTAAAGTCCAGGAGGTCGAAAATAAATATGAGCTGAAGTTAGCTGAAGAAAAATTGGAGAAGGAGAATAAACTCAGAACGCAATTGGTCTGGTTCGGCTCAGTTGTAGCTGTTTTAATCATTATTATTCTTGTGTTTGTTGTTTATTCTTTGCGTTTAAAAGCGAGTAGACAAAAGATTTTGGTTGAGAATAAATCTAAATTATTGGAAACCGAGTTAATGAATCTCAGATTACTTACTGAGGCTCAAAAGAAGGATTTGGAGATTAAAAAAACTTCATTGACCAATTTTGGATTACATATCATCTGGAAAAAGAAATTGATTGATGAGTTAAGACAGAATCTTCAAAAACTAAAAACTTCAGATGAAAAGTTGAACTTGAAATTAAAACAAATCAATTCTGAAATTCGCAACATTCAGGGGCTTGGTTCGGATATTGAAGATTTTTATGTTCAGGCAGAAGCTTTGGAAAATGACTTTGTAGATAAATATCAATCTGGTGATTTAAAGTTAACCAGAAACGAAAAGAAACTCATCGTTCTGTTAAAACTAGGTTTATCTTCCAAAGAAATTTCAATAATCAACAATGTTTCAGAGCAAGCGGTGAAGATGAGTAGACATCGATTAAGGTCAAAATTGAATGTTCCAAAGGATATTACTTTAATTGACTTCTTAAACGCTTAA
- a CDS encoding class I SAM-dependent methyltransferase: MQEFDSKAATWDENSERIRRANEIANAINSELDLSQIRTALEYGCGTGLLSFALKDGIDEVTLMDESALMIQEVDRKCEQAGIIHFHPVKYNLLEDELPHFKVDLIYSLMTLHHIDDVESILESFQSLLNPSGYLVLIDLVTEDGSFHNHKFDGHLGFDRDELEYQMKEAGFTPIQYSVCYTIKKERAGEIKEYPLFMLIGRK; encoded by the coding sequence GTGCAGGAATTCGATTCAAAAGCAGCTACATGGGATGAGAATTCTGAAAGAATTCGAAGAGCTAATGAGATTGCCAATGCCATCAATTCGGAGTTAGATTTATCACAGATACGTACGGCTCTGGAATATGGTTGTGGAACGGGGTTATTAAGCTTTGCATTAAAAGATGGGATTGATGAGGTTACTTTAATGGATGAGTCTGCATTGATGATTCAGGAAGTGGATCGAAAATGTGAGCAAGCAGGGATTATTCATTTTCATCCGGTAAAGTATAACCTATTGGAGGATGAATTGCCTCATTTTAAAGTCGATCTGATTTATTCGTTGATGACGCTTCATCATATTGATGATGTGGAGAGTATATTGGAGTCGTTTCAATCTTTATTGAATCCATCGGGATATTTGGTTTTGATTGATTTAGTGACTGAAGATGGCTCATTTCATAATCATAAATTTGACGGTCATTTGGGATTTGATCGAGATGAGTTAGAGTATCAGATGAAAGAAGCGGGATTTACTCCAATCCAGTACAGTGTTTGCTATACGATTAAAAAAGAACGCGCGGGAGAAATCAAAGAGTATCCGTTGTTTATGTTGATAGGTAGAAAATAA
- a CDS encoding CAP domain-containing protein — translation MFWILLLPLFGMAREMYQPDLSEFSRETLTLAKANSEVSFMTKEEQDVVFYMNLVRLEPQIFMEAILKPYVAHYELNKNHYVKSLYSDLKKANSVKPLTMKQDLYEVSKSHLDDIGEKGIEGHTGSNGKTFKKRVDHLFKTYISVSENVGLGFETPLDNVIGLLIDDGVKDVGHRKAILSPNYNCVGVSLGNHKNYIKGCVMDFGQLEAN, via the coding sequence ATGTTCTGGATATTGTTATTGCCCTTGTTTGGAATGGCCAGGGAAATGTATCAACCCGACTTAAGTGAATTTTCTCGAGAAACGTTGACTTTGGCTAAAGCGAACTCGGAAGTGTCTTTTATGACAAAAGAGGAGCAGGATGTTGTTTTTTATATGAATCTGGTGCGTTTGGAACCGCAGATTTTTATGGAAGCGATATTGAAACCGTATGTAGCCCATTATGAGTTGAATAAAAACCACTATGTGAAATCATTGTATTCCGATTTAAAGAAAGCGAACTCGGTGAAGCCTTTGACGATGAAACAAGATTTATATGAGGTTTCCAAATCGCATTTGGATGATATTGGTGAAAAGGGAATAGAAGGACATACGGGTTCCAATGGTAAAACATTTAAAAAACGTGTAGATCATTTATTTAAAACCTATATCTCAGTTTCAGAAAATGTAGGACTGGGATTTGAAACTCCATTGGATAATGTAATCGGACTATTGATAGATGATGGAGTTAAAGATGTTGGTCACCGAAAAGCGATACTTAGTCCGAACTACAATTGTGTGGGAGTCTCCTTGGGAAATCACAAAAATTACATCAAAGGCTGTGTGATGGATTTTGGCCAGTTAGAAGCCAATTAA
- a CDS encoding nitronate monooxygenase, with product MKFNTSLNALLDIDFPMIMAPMFLVSNLGMIKSGIDSGIAAAFPSLNFRTEEDLSNALQTLNEYSNDKPGKYGVNLIAQKSNPYFEKHLAICVEHQVPFYITSLGNPQKVMEQAHQYGAKVFCDVVNMEHAQKVYDLGCDGFIAVGQGAGGHSGPNPLQILVRALKNKFDIPVIAAGGIADGWGMASMFALGAEGVSIGTKFIASKEASVNEAYKDAIVRAQMKDIVMSNKISGSWATVINTPYAKKIGHQQSFLERFLSNNRTTKKYFKMWVQYIGMKKLEQSILPANYKTLWIAGKSSELVNKIEPVADIIQQLQKELDQALDEMEQLRLPSNLKL from the coding sequence ATGAAATTTAACACATCACTAAATGCGCTTCTAGATATTGATTTTCCTATGATTATGGCACCTATGTTTTTAGTTTCCAATTTAGGAATGATCAAGTCGGGTATTGATTCTGGGATTGCAGCCGCTTTTCCCTCCTTAAATTTCAGAACCGAGGAAGATCTTTCAAATGCGCTTCAAACGCTTAACGAATATTCGAATGACAAACCCGGAAAATATGGTGTAAACCTCATTGCTCAAAAAAGCAATCCTTATTTCGAAAAACACCTCGCTATTTGTGTAGAACATCAAGTTCCATTTTATATCACTTCACTTGGGAATCCGCAAAAAGTTATGGAACAAGCACATCAATATGGGGCTAAAGTGTTTTGCGATGTGGTCAATATGGAACATGCGCAAAAAGTATATGATTTAGGGTGCGATGGTTTTATCGCTGTTGGACAGGGAGCTGGAGGTCATTCAGGACCGAACCCTCTTCAAATCTTAGTACGTGCGTTAAAAAACAAATTTGATATTCCGGTAATTGCTGCCGGTGGAATTGCAGATGGTTGGGGTATGGCATCTATGTTTGCTTTAGGAGCGGAGGGAGTCTCCATCGGCACCAAATTCATAGCTTCAAAAGAAGCTTCAGTAAATGAAGCTTATAAAGATGCGATTGTAAGAGCCCAAATGAAAGATATTGTGATGTCCAACAAAATTTCCGGTTCATGGGCAACAGTCATCAATACGCCATACGCGAAGAAAATTGGGCACCAACAAAGCTTTTTAGAGCGTTTCTTATCTAATAATCGGACCACTAAGAAATACTTTAAAATGTGGGTACAATATATTGGTATGAAAAAATTGGAACAATCTATTTTACCTGCCAATTACAAAACGCTTTGGATTGCGGGTAAGTCCTCCGAATTAGTGAATAAAATTGAACCTGTTGCGGATATCATTCAGCAACTTCAAAAAGAATTGGATCAGGCGTTGGATGAGATGGAACAATTGAGATTACCTTCAAATTTGAAGCTTTAA
- a CDS encoding amidohydrolase: MKWLWMLSIVSLVACSGLQKEKVDMIIHNATVYTVDESFSKEEALAIHQGKIVAIGPEHEIMNKYQSDQTINAKKQFVYPGFIDGHCHFVGYGLSLQKVNLVGTKSWEECIERVVSFSKSNKVDWITGRGWDQNDWEVAEYPTNKKLNELFPDTPVLLRRIDGHGAIANQKALEIAGINASTEIDGGMIAMMDGKPTGVLVDNAVDLVLDQIPEPDAEMIQKAILYAQTMCFEVGLTTVDDAGLDRAQIELIEKLQEDSLLKMNIYAMVSDKPENVSYFLKKGIISKEKLTVRSIKVYADGALGSRGAALIHPYTDDHENHGMIITPLAHMEELAQEIKNAGYQMNTHCIGDSANRVLLDIYGNVLTGVNDMRWRIEHAQVVTPIDLDKFKKYTIIPSVQPTHATSDMYWAEERLGENRIKTAYAYKDLLNQNYILALGTDFPIEDISPLKTFYAAVFRQDIKGYPDGGFNAENALTREEAIRGMTIWNALANFEEQEKGSLEIGKKANITILNMDLMTVRPESFDKLQVTYTIVDGEMVYQK; the protein is encoded by the coding sequence ATGAAGTGGCTGTGGATGTTGAGTATTGTGTCGTTAGTGGCGTGTTCAGGTTTACAAAAAGAAAAAGTAGATATGATCATCCACAATGCGACTGTTTATACTGTGGATGAATCTTTTTCTAAAGAGGAGGCACTGGCGATTCATCAAGGGAAGATTGTGGCGATTGGACCAGAGCATGAGATCATGAATAAATATCAGAGTGACCAAACCATAAACGCCAAAAAACAATTTGTGTATCCTGGATTTATCGATGGACATTGTCATTTTGTAGGATATGGTTTGAGTCTTCAGAAGGTGAATTTGGTAGGAACCAAAAGTTGGGAAGAGTGTATAGAGCGTGTAGTATCATTTTCAAAATCAAATAAAGTAGATTGGATTACAGGAAGAGGTTGGGATCAAAATGACTGGGAGGTTGCAGAATATCCAACCAATAAAAAGTTGAACGAGTTGTTTCCGGATACTCCGGTATTATTAAGACGAATTGATGGACATGGGGCTATTGCAAATCAGAAAGCATTAGAAATTGCAGGAATCAATGCATCCACTGAAATTGATGGCGGAATGATTGCGATGATGGATGGTAAACCTACAGGAGTATTAGTAGATAATGCAGTCGATCTGGTATTAGATCAAATTCCTGAACCGGATGCTGAAATGATTCAAAAAGCTATTTTATATGCGCAAACCATGTGTTTTGAAGTGGGGCTAACTACTGTGGACGATGCTGGATTGGACCGTGCGCAAATCGAATTGATTGAAAAGTTACAAGAGGATTCATTGTTAAAGATGAACATATATGCAATGGTGTCTGATAAACCGGAGAATGTATCATATTTTCTGAAGAAAGGAATTATTTCAAAAGAGAAGTTGACTGTTAGGTCGATTAAGGTTTATGCTGACGGAGCCTTGGGGTCAAGAGGGGCGGCATTGATCCATCCGTATACTGATGACCATGAAAATCATGGTATGATAATTACACCATTAGCACATATGGAAGAATTAGCTCAGGAAATCAAAAATGCAGGTTATCAAATGAATACCCATTGTATTGGAGATTCTGCAAATCGTGTATTGTTAGATATCTACGGGAATGTGTTAACCGGAGTAAATGATATGCGTTGGAGAATTGAACATGCTCAGGTCGTTACTCCTATTGATTTAGATAAGTTCAAGAAGTATACCATCATTCCATCAGTTCAACCTACCCATGCAACTTCTGATATGTACTGGGCAGAAGAGCGCTTGGGAGAAAATCGAATTAAAACGGCATATGCGTATAAAGATTTGTTGAATCAAAACTACATTTTGGCTTTGGGTACAGATTTCCCAATTGAAGATATCTCTCCTTTAAAAACATTTTATGCGGCTGTATTTAGACAGGATATAAAAGGGTATCCGGATGGAGGTTTTAATGCAGAAAATGCATTAACCAGAGAAGAAGCCATTCGTGGAATGACTATTTGGAATGCTTTGGCCAATTTTGAAGAACAAGAAAAAGGTAGTTTGGAAATTGGTAAAAAAGCCAATATTACGATTCTGAATATGGATTTAATGACGGTGAGACCGGAGTCATTTGATAAACTCCAGGTAACTTATACTATAGTGGACGGAGAAATGGTATATCAAAAATAA
- a CDS encoding long-chain fatty acid--CoA ligase, with translation MAIEPKRLFDLPYYQLENYPLEHCLSSKVNGSWEGVSTKELVDRSNEVSRGLLAMGIKPGDKIGLISNNRYEWHIMDIGILQIGAINVPIYPTISADDYEYIFNHAELKLVVVSSEDILAKVNQIKSKVPSLMGVYTFDSISGEQHWTEIPAKKDGAEQSEVQKLMDGVNSSDLASIIYTSGTTGKPKGVMLSHDNIMSNVVASGFRFPAKHGQKSLSFLPVCHIYERTLLYLYLKEGTSVYFAESMETIGDNIKEVQPEVFSAVPRLLEKVFDKIIAKGQELTGIKKMLFFWAVGLGEKWEPNRANGGFYEWQLGIANKLIFSKWREALGNNVLAIASGSAALQPRLARVFNAAQIPIYEGYGLTETSPVISVNELDREGLMIGTVGRVLDKVEVKFGDDGEILCKGPNVMMGYYKDPEKTREVLTEDGWFHTGDIGEMVGPNKDFLKITDRKKEMFKTSGGKYIAPQIIENMLKESRFIEQAMVIGENRKHPAVLVVPAYEFVMEWCKRHDLVCESNEQIANCEEVQERIWKDVVKITKDLGKWEIPKKMELCKEMWSVENDELTPTLKLKRKRILEKHKEEVDRIYG, from the coding sequence ATGGCTATAGAACCGAAAAGATTATTTGACCTTCCTTATTATCAATTGGAAAATTACCCGTTGGAACATTGTTTGTCTTCTAAAGTAAATGGTTCATGGGAAGGTGTCTCCACAAAAGAATTGGTGGATCGATCTAATGAGGTGAGTAGAGGGTTGTTAGCCATGGGGATCAAACCAGGAGATAAGATTGGTTTAATTTCGAACAATAGATATGAATGGCATATTATGGATATCGGGATTCTGCAAATTGGAGCGATTAATGTGCCTATTTATCCAACTATTTCTGCTGATGATTATGAGTATATTTTTAATCATGCAGAATTGAAATTAGTGGTGGTTTCATCTGAAGATATTTTAGCCAAAGTGAATCAGATCAAATCAAAAGTACCTTCGTTAATGGGGGTGTATACTTTTGACAGTATATCCGGAGAACAACATTGGACTGAAATTCCTGCAAAGAAAGATGGTGCGGAGCAAAGCGAAGTGCAAAAACTAATGGATGGAGTAAATAGTTCTGATTTAGCGTCAATTATTTACACTTCCGGAACTACCGGGAAGCCTAAAGGGGTTATGTTGTCTCATGATAATATCATGTCAAATGTTGTAGCTAGTGGATTTAGGTTTCCAGCGAAACATGGACAGAAATCATTATCCTTCTTACCTGTTTGTCATATTTACGAACGCACCTTATTGTATTTATACCTAAAAGAAGGAACGAGTGTCTATTTTGCGGAGAGTATGGAGACTATTGGAGATAACATCAAAGAAGTGCAGCCGGAAGTCTTCTCAGCCGTACCAAGATTATTGGAAAAAGTATTTGATAAGATTATTGCAAAGGGACAAGAGCTTACAGGAATTAAGAAAATGCTGTTTTTCTGGGCGGTTGGACTTGGAGAAAAATGGGAGCCGAATCGCGCAAATGGAGGTTTCTACGAATGGCAGTTGGGAATTGCGAATAAATTGATTTTTAGCAAATGGAGAGAGGCTTTAGGGAATAATGTTTTGGCTATAGCATCGGGAAGTGCCGCACTTCAACCGCGTTTGGCTCGAGTTTTTAATGCAGCTCAGATTCCAATTTACGAGGGTTATGGATTAACGGAAACCTCTCCGGTAATATCCGTTAACGAGTTAGATAGGGAAGGATTGATGATTGGAACTGTAGGAAGAGTGTTGGATAAAGTGGAAGTGAAATTTGGTGATGATGGAGAAATTCTGTGTAAAGGTCCGAACGTGATGATGGGATATTATAAAGATCCTGAAAAAACCAGAGAAGTCTTAACCGAAGATGGATGGTTTCATACCGGTGACATTGGCGAAATGGTAGGCCCAAATAAAGATTTTCTTAAGATTACAGATCGTAAGAAAGAGATGTTTAAGACTTCAGGAGGGAAGTATATTGCGCCTCAGATTATCGAAAATATGCTGAAAGAATCTAGATTCATTGAGCAGGCAATGGTAATTGGTGAAAATCGAAAACACCCTGCGGTATTGGTGGTGCCGGCTTATGAGTTTGTAATGGAATGGTGTAAACGTCATGATTTGGTATGTGAGTCGAATGAACAAATTGCAAATTGTGAAGAGGTTCAGGAAAGAATCTGGAAAGATGTTGTGAAAATCACCAAAGACCTAGGTAAGTGGGAAATTCCAAAGAAGATGGAACTATGTAAGGAAATGTGGAGTGTTGAAAATGATGAATTGACTCCAACATTAAAGTTAAAGCGTAAGAGAATCTTGGAAAAACATAAAGAGGAAGTAGATCGTATTTATGGGTAG